Proteins encoded within one genomic window of Halobacteroides halobius DSM 5150:
- a CDS encoding aldose epimerase family protein: protein MKIKEQNFGRLKDGQEVIKYLLINDQLQVNVLNYGGIITEIYAPDQKGRMENIVLGYDNLEDYVEKSPYFGAIIGRHAGRIGNAEFTLKGKTYELAHNDGQNNLHGGKIGLDKKIWNVKEIKNGIELTYFSPHLEEGFPANVEFVVKYLLKDNELIIEYQAKPDRETIINLTNHTYFNLSGNTKKDILSHQLMIEAEEFLALNQESIPTGEVKKVKETPFDFRDFKKVGQEIKADYKQLTFTDGYDHPFILKDTKESIILKEEESKRALSITTDQPIAVFYAGNQLANEGLLNSGVQARKRLGLCLETQDYPNAINVDNFPTKTYTPNQIYTARTKYKFDL, encoded by the coding sequence ATGAAAATTAAAGAACAAAATTTTGGCAGGCTAAAAGATGGCCAAGAAGTAATTAAGTATCTATTAATTAATGATCAGCTACAGGTCAATGTGCTTAATTATGGAGGGATTATTACAGAAATTTATGCTCCAGACCAAAAAGGAAGAATGGAGAATATAGTTTTAGGATATGACAACCTAGAAGACTATGTGGAAAAGTCTCCTTATTTTGGGGCTATTATAGGTCGACATGCTGGTAGAATTGGCAACGCAGAGTTTACTCTCAAAGGAAAAACTTATGAGTTGGCCCACAATGATGGTCAAAATAATTTGCATGGAGGAAAAATTGGACTTGATAAAAAAATCTGGAATGTCAAAGAAATAAAAAATGGGATTGAATTAACCTACTTTAGTCCTCATTTAGAAGAAGGTTTCCCAGCTAATGTAGAGTTTGTAGTTAAATATTTACTTAAAGATAATGAATTAATCATAGAATATCAGGCTAAACCAGATAGAGAAACTATTATTAATTTAACCAATCACACCTATTTTAATTTATCAGGGAATACTAAAAAAGATATTTTAAGTCACCAATTAATGATAGAAGCTGAAGAATTTTTAGCTCTTAATCAAGAATCAATTCCTACAGGGGAAGTAAAAAAAGTAAAAGAAACGCCCTTTGATTTTAGGGACTTTAAAAAAGTTGGCCAAGAAATAAAAGCAGATTATAAACAGCTTACATTTACAGATGGTTATGATCATCCCTTTATTTTAAAAGATACAAAAGAAAGTATAATCCTTAAAGAAGAAGAATCTAAAAGAGCTTTAAGTATCACAACTGATCAGCCAATTGCAGTATTTTACGCTGGAAATCAACTTGCTAATGAAGGATTATTAAATAGTGGAGTACAGGCAAGAAAAAGATTGGGCCTTTGTTTGGAAACTCAGGACTATCCTAATGCAATAAATGTGGATAATTTTCCTACTAAAACTTATACACCAAATCAAATTTATACTGCTAGAACAAAGTATAAATTTGATTTGTAA
- a CDS encoding ABC transporter substrate-binding protein, with translation MINKKITAITLTLVLLVSCLVFTNSKANAWWIFGDDEKETAKKVEIFSWWTGGGEEEGLQALYDVFKKKNPNIKIINAVVAGGAGSNAKAVLKTRMVGGNPPDSFQVHGGAELIENYVKTGLMQPLTGLLEKWGVKNKFNQQILEMCSYKGKIYSIPLDVHRGNVLWYNKDLLQKYNIQPPTTLSSFIAALEKIDKQGNHTPLALGDKNKWTATHLFEDVLLATLGAKKYNGLWEGTTSFDHPKVREALIKFGKIMDYVNDDHAALTWQDATKRVYDGEAVFNVMGDWAEGYFKTLGWKPNEDFGWLTTPGSKGNFMVVTDTFGLPKKAPHPKGAKAWLKTVASLKGQVTFNKIKGAIPARIDADRSNFDPYLTDSMKDFASTTLAPSIVHGSAAAPGFVTALNDAINAFVTVQDVDATLKAIQDAANKYLK, from the coding sequence ATGATTAACAAAAAAATTACTGCAATTACATTGACATTAGTTTTATTGGTAAGTTGTTTGGTATTTACTAATAGTAAGGCAAATGCTTGGTGGATTTTTGGTGATGATGAAAAAGAAACAGCAAAAAAAGTAGAGATTTTCAGTTGGTGGACTGGAGGAGGAGAAGAAGAAGGACTACAAGCTTTGTATGATGTTTTTAAGAAAAAGAATCCTAATATCAAGATCATTAATGCAGTAGTAGCTGGTGGAGCTGGTTCTAATGCAAAAGCTGTACTTAAAACCAGAATGGTTGGTGGCAACCCTCCTGATTCTTTCCAAGTTCATGGTGGAGCAGAATTGATTGAAAACTATGTTAAAACAGGATTGATGCAGCCACTTACTGGTTTGCTAGAAAAATGGGGGGTCAAAAATAAATTTAATCAACAAATTCTTGAAATGTGTAGTTATAAAGGAAAAATTTATTCTATTCCATTAGATGTACACCGTGGGAATGTGTTATGGTATAACAAGGATTTACTACAAAAGTATAATATCCAACCCCCTACAACTCTTTCTTCTTTCATAGCTGCTCTTGAGAAAATAGATAAACAAGGTAATCATACTCCTTTAGCTTTAGGAGATAAGAATAAATGGACAGCAACTCATCTTTTTGAGGATGTATTACTTGCTACATTAGGAGCTAAAAAATATAATGGTTTATGGGAAGGAACAACAAGTTTTGATCATCCTAAAGTTAGAGAGGCTCTTATAAAGTTTGGTAAAATAATGGATTATGTTAATGATGATCATGCTGCTTTGACCTGGCAAGATGCTACTAAACGTGTTTATGATGGAGAAGCCGTCTTTAATGTGATGGGAGATTGGGCAGAAGGCTACTTTAAAACACTGGGTTGGAAACCAAATGAAGATTTTGGTTGGCTAACTACTCCTGGTAGTAAAGGTAATTTCATGGTAGTTACAGATACCTTTGGGCTTCCTAAAAAAGCTCCTCATCCTAAAGGAGCTAAAGCATGGTTAAAAACAGTTGCTTCACTTAAGGGCCAAGTTACCTTCAATAAAATCAAAGGAGCTATCCCAGCTAGAATTGATGCTGACCGAAGTAATTTTGATCCGTATTTAACTGATTCAATGAAAGATTTTGCTTCTACTACTCTAGCACCTTCTATAGTACATGGTTCAGCAGCAGCTCCTGGATTTGTTACTGCTTTAAATGATGCTATTAATGCCTTTGTAACTGTCCAAGATGTAGATGCCACACTAAAAGCAATTCAAGATGCTGCTAATAAATATCTAAAATAA
- a CDS encoding carbohydrate ABC transporter permease gives MKRKIKESLAFLPTLSSLSNRKTKQTLISLGFLAPSIIAVFIFVYGFIARTIQVSFLNWNTFAKLLQGKKNYIGLKNYINLFQDPRFQTDLWNTLYFTLFFILGCLFVGILLSVLVDNIPKGAYFFQNLYLYPFALSFVVTGTVWRWITAPGNLPDNPYGLNLLLENLGLSNLQWGWFTSTTNLFGFNIALIPVLIAAIWQFSGYTMAMWLAGLKGVPQQLIEAARIDGASKWQIFTKILFPMLRPVTLSAIIVLAHISLKAFALIYSMTGSGPSNVTDIPAVYMFEATFQANRYSAGASIAIILLALVGVLIIPYLIYNYNRGEN, from the coding sequence GTGAAAAGAAAAATCAAAGAATCTCTTGCTTTCTTGCCTACACTTTCATCATTATCTAACAGAAAAACCAAACAAACGCTTATTTCTTTAGGCTTTTTAGCCCCATCAATAATTGCAGTTTTTATATTTGTTTATGGCTTTATTGCTCGTACAATTCAAGTTTCTTTTTTAAATTGGAATACTTTTGCAAAGCTATTACAAGGAAAGAAAAATTATATAGGTTTGAAAAATTACATAAATTTATTTCAGGATCCTAGATTTCAGACTGATTTATGGAATACATTATATTTTACCTTATTTTTTATATTAGGTTGTTTATTCGTTGGAATACTTTTATCAGTCTTAGTGGATAATATTCCTAAGGGGGCATATTTTTTTCAAAATCTTTATTTATACCCTTTTGCCTTATCTTTTGTGGTCACAGGTACTGTCTGGAGATGGATTACTGCTCCTGGTAATTTACCTGATAATCCTTATGGCTTAAATCTATTATTAGAAAATCTAGGTCTAAGCAATTTACAGTGGGGGTGGTTTACTAGCACTACTAATCTATTTGGTTTTAATATAGCTTTAATTCCTGTTTTAATTGCTGCTATCTGGCAATTTTCTGGTTATACAATGGCTATGTGGCTAGCAGGATTAAAAGGAGTTCCCCAGCAGTTAATAGAAGCTGCTAGAATTGATGGTGCTTCTAAATGGCAGATCTTCACCAAAATATTATTTCCTATGTTACGTCCAGTTACTTTATCGGCTATTATTGTCTTGGCCCATATTTCTCTAAAAGCATTTGCGCTGATTTACTCTATGACAGGAAGCGGACCCAGTAATGTAACAGATATTCCTGCAGTCTACATGTTTGAAGCTACCTTTCAAGCTAATCGATACTCTGCAGGAGCTAGTATAGCTATTATTTTACTAGCTTTAGTTGGTGTCCTAATCATTCCGTATCTAATTTATAATTACAATAGGGGGGAGAATTAA
- a CDS encoding carbohydrate ABC transporter permease: protein MTLIQSKQNKFIAYTTLVLFACFFLLPGYILLTTSLKSFSQASISNMWDLPTQFSWQGFMTALKKLGPHLLNSFYLVIPATFFSAILGSFNGYILSQWKFKGSDTLFALLLFGMFIPYQSILIPLVKFLQEINLYGSMPGLIFVHVIYGIPITTLMFRNYYAEVPSSLTDAAQVDGAGIVGIYRHIFFPISLPGFVVVVIWQFTNIWNEFLFAVTITNSPANQPITVALVNLAGSQVVEWNVQMSGALVAALPTLIIYILFGRYFIEGLLAGSVKG, encoded by the coding sequence ATGACCCTAATTCAATCTAAACAAAATAAATTTATAGCTTATACAACCTTAGTTTTATTTGCTTGTTTTTTTCTACTTCCTGGTTATATACTATTAACAACTAGTTTAAAATCTTTTAGTCAAGCCTCTATTAGCAATATGTGGGATTTACCAACCCAATTTTCTTGGCAAGGATTTATGACAGCATTAAAAAAGCTAGGTCCTCACTTATTAAATAGTTTTTATTTGGTTATTCCGGCTACTTTTTTTTCAGCTATACTAGGTTCATTTAATGGTTACATTCTATCCCAATGGAAGTTTAAAGGATCAGATACTTTATTTGCTTTATTGTTATTTGGAATGTTTATTCCCTACCAAAGTATTTTAATACCTTTAGTGAAGTTTTTGCAGGAAATCAATCTTTATGGGTCCATGCCAGGACTTATTTTTGTGCATGTTATTTATGGAATTCCAATAACTACTTTAATGTTTAGAAATTATTATGCCGAAGTTCCTTCAAGTTTAACTGATGCTGCTCAAGTAGATGGGGCAGGAATTGTAGGTATCTATAGACATATCTTTTTTCCAATCTCTCTACCTGGTTTTGTAGTAGTTGTTATTTGGCAATTCACAAATATTTGGAATGAGTTTTTATTTGCAGTAACTATAACCAATAGTCCTGCTAACCAACCAATTACTGTAGCTTTAGTTAATCTAGCCGGAAGTCAAGTCGTAGAATGGAATGTTCAAATGAGTGGAGCATTAGTAGCAGCTCTTCCTACATTAATTATCTATATATTATTTGGCAGATACTTTATTGAAGGACTTTTAGCTGGTTCTGTTAAAGGTTAA
- a CDS encoding MFS transporter — translation MTDTNRKEIKEKIEKNYKFNSRMSILDGAFYTLGMGFISTGTILPLFVRQLTKSNFLISMVTAILMFSTTVPQLLSAKWTADLDKKKKKVLSFGLFQRLPWLGLAILTFILGAKYKSWLLIGFFLLWTIHNLFGGLVGPVWFDLVAKVIPQDRRGKFFGYRTFISSVLEVLGALGAGYIINQFDFRVSFTILFFLTFLAMMGSYIFLALTKEPAYPVDSKTDNFKDYFTQLFLILKEKINYRNFLIGGILIQFIGMANGLFTVAGIERLGLEIDKADNIVGAFTVILIVSKSLTNIFWGYFGDKYGHKLVILIASIFNAVGVLVAFFAQKLIFFYLVFVLTGIALGGTSVSFMTIIADFASSPEERTIYVGLTNAVVGIVVTIISLLGGFLADILNYKVVFGISFLMISLGVIFLFLKVSDPRISNEGN, via the coding sequence ATGACTGACACTAACCGCAAAGAAATAAAAGAAAAAATAGAAAAGAACTATAAATTTAATTCTAGAATGAGCATTTTAGACGGTGCTTTTTATACTCTAGGGATGGGATTTATTTCAACTGGTACTATACTACCTTTATTTGTTCGGCAACTGACAAAATCAAATTTTTTAATTAGTATGGTAACTGCTATCTTAATGTTCAGTACGACTGTCCCCCAACTTTTATCAGCTAAATGGACAGCTGATTTAGATAAAAAGAAAAAGAAAGTATTGTCTTTTGGGCTTTTTCAAAGACTACCATGGTTAGGGTTAGCTATTTTGACTTTTATATTAGGAGCCAAATATAAAAGCTGGTTATTAATAGGTTTTTTCTTACTGTGGACTATTCACAATTTATTTGGTGGATTAGTTGGCCCAGTTTGGTTTGATTTAGTTGCTAAAGTTATACCACAAGATAGAAGAGGTAAGTTTTTTGGCTATCGTACTTTTATAAGCAGTGTTTTAGAAGTTTTAGGAGCTTTAGGAGCAGGTTATATAATTAATCAGTTTGATTTTAGAGTTAGTTTCACAATATTATTTTTCTTAACTTTTCTAGCTATGATGGGATCATATATATTTTTAGCTTTGACTAAAGAGCCTGCTTATCCAGTAGATAGTAAAACAGATAACTTTAAAGATTATTTTACGCAACTTTTTTTGATATTAAAAGAAAAGATTAATTATAGAAACTTTTTAATTGGTGGCATTTTGATTCAATTTATTGGTATGGCTAACGGTCTATTTACAGTAGCTGGTATCGAAAGATTAGGATTAGAAATAGATAAAGCAGATAATATTGTCGGAGCATTTACAGTAATATTAATTGTAAGTAAAAGTTTAACCAATATCTTTTGGGGCTACTTTGGGGATAAATATGGACATAAATTAGTAATCTTAATTGCTAGTATTTTTAATGCAGTTGGTGTTTTAGTAGCTTTTTTCGCTCAAAAGTTAATCTTCTTTTATTTAGTATTTGTATTAACTGGAATAGCTTTAGGAGGTACTAGTGTTTCTTTTATGACTATTATCGCAGATTTTGCTTCATCTCCCGAAGAAAGGACTATTTATGTTGGACTTACTAATGCAGTTGTTGGTATAGTGGTAACTATTATCTCGCTTTTAGGAGGTTTTTTAGCTGATATACTAAATTATAAAGTAGTCTTTGGTATTTCATTTTTGATGATTAGTTTAGGAGTCATCTTTTTGTTTTTAAAGGTAAGTGACCCAAGAATTAGTAATGAAGGTAACTAA
- a CDS encoding ABC transporter substrate-binding protein: MSKKLMSVSLVLILLVGTLFLATNTSNAWWIFGDNEKKPEQQEVTIWAWNVAAKGLEATIDDFHKDYPNVKVNVVNVGRKDAYDKLTVGLASGAGLPDIVQIESQRLPTYTYKFPNGFVDLTKFGADKYIDKFDSSKWAQCKTNGKIMALPWDSAPAGVFYRTDLFKKADVNPKKIDTWNEFIAAGVKIKQSTGVKMAPYDFYDDGFFRMLMNQLGTFYFNQAGKITINSDKAVKAMKVLEKMVDKNIALKVNGWNGYITATKNKRVATIPFGVWYAGTIKDQVPKSKGKWGVMKLPAFEKGGNRAAQLGGSNLAITSQSENKKMAWAFIKNALAETKNQITMYKKYGLFPSYLPAYNHPYFDQKSEFFNNQNISKLFASTVPNIKKAYFTSGFSEALQFVVNAQAAVVTGEKTSREALNDAAKRISNALGREIKEIKE; this comes from the coding sequence ATGTCTAAAAAACTTATGTCTGTATCATTAGTATTGATTTTATTAGTTGGGACTTTATTTTTGGCTACCAATACAAGTAATGCATGGTGGATTTTTGGGGATAACGAAAAAAAACCAGAACAACAAGAAGTTACAATTTGGGCCTGGAATGTAGCAGCTAAAGGTTTAGAAGCAACTATAGATGATTTCCATAAAGATTATCCAAATGTCAAAGTCAATGTTGTTAATGTAGGTCGCAAAGATGCTTACGATAAATTAACAGTTGGCTTAGCATCTGGTGCAGGATTACCTGATATTGTTCAAATTGAAAGTCAACGATTACCTACTTATACTTATAAGTTCCCTAATGGTTTTGTAGATTTAACAAAGTTTGGTGCGGATAAATACATTGATAAGTTTGATTCAAGTAAATGGGCACAATGTAAAACAAATGGTAAAATAATGGCTTTACCTTGGGATTCCGCTCCGGCTGGTGTTTTTTATCGAACTGATTTATTTAAAAAAGCTGATGTAAATCCCAAAAAAATTGATACTTGGAATGAATTCATTGCAGCAGGTGTTAAAATCAAACAATCTACTGGAGTGAAAATGGCTCCCTATGATTTTTATGATGATGGATTTTTCCGAATGTTAATGAATCAACTTGGAACTTTTTATTTTAATCAAGCAGGTAAAATAACTATTAATTCTGATAAAGCTGTTAAAGCAATGAAAGTATTAGAAAAAATGGTTGATAAAAATATAGCACTTAAAGTTAACGGTTGGAATGGTTATATAACTGCAACTAAGAATAAACGGGTAGCTACAATTCCATTTGGAGTTTGGTATGCTGGAACAATTAAAGACCAAGTGCCAAAATCAAAAGGAAAATGGGGAGTAATGAAGCTTCCAGCTTTTGAAAAAGGAGGTAATAGAGCAGCTCAACTTGGTGGTTCTAATTTAGCTATTACATCTCAAAGTGAGAATAAAAAAATGGCCTGGGCCTTTATCAAAAATGCTTTAGCAGAAACTAAAAATCAAATTACTATGTATAAAAAATATGGTTTATTCCCATCTTATCTTCCAGCATATAATCATCCATACTTTGATCAAAAGAGTGAATTCTTCAATAACCAAAATATTTCTAAGTTGTTTGCTTCAACAGTTCCAAATATTAAAAAAGCCTACTTTACAAGTGGTTTCTCTGAGGCATTACAATTTGTAGTTAATGCTCAAGCTGCAGTTGTAACTGGAGAGAAAACATCTAGAGAAGCTTTAAATGATGCAGCTAAGAGAATATCTAATGCTTTAGGAAGAGAAATAAAAGAAATAAAAGAATAA
- a CDS encoding carbohydrate ABC transporter permease, with the protein MTIQKLKDRFKINKNTVPYYFLAPAIILFTIFTIYPFIKTLLLSFQIREGGHYVWAGLANYKHLFSDQIFLKALKNTLIILICQVPIMTALALLIAIGLNSTLIKLKSIFRISYFTPSVTGLVAYSIVFSILLNDDFGFINYVLSNLGFSKIPWLSSPLWAKIAMMVAITWRWTGYNMVIMLSGLQSIPETLYEAAEIDGAGKIQKLFYITLPQMRPIILFSFVLSTIGTLKLFSEPYILTHGGPNNATLTIALYLYRTGFRYFEFGYASAISYVLIILTAIFSYFQLKIGGEEGGGI; encoded by the coding sequence ATGACTATACAGAAATTAAAAGATCGATTTAAAATAAATAAAAACACAGTACCATATTATTTTTTGGCTCCAGCGATAATATTATTTACTATTTTTACTATCTATCCATTTATCAAAACTCTATTACTAAGCTTTCAAATTAGAGAAGGGGGACATTACGTCTGGGCTGGTTTAGCTAATTATAAGCATTTGTTCTCTGATCAAATATTCTTAAAAGCATTAAAAAACACACTAATTATTTTAATTTGTCAAGTTCCAATTATGACTGCTCTAGCTTTATTAATTGCCATTGGATTAAATTCTACTTTAATCAAATTAAAATCAATTTTTAGAATTTCTTATTTTACACCTTCAGTTACTGGTTTGGTTGCTTATTCAATTGTATTTTCCATTTTACTTAATGATGACTTTGGATTTATAAATTATGTTTTATCCAATTTAGGTTTTAGTAAAATACCTTGGTTAAGTAGTCCTCTATGGGCCAAAATAGCAATGATGGTTGCAATAACTTGGCGTTGGACTGGATACAATATGGTAATTATGTTATCTGGATTACAAAGTATTCCCGAAACTTTATATGAAGCTGCTGAAATAGATGGAGCAGGTAAAATCCAAAAATTATTTTATATAACACTACCACAAATGAGACCAATTATTTTATTTAGTTTTGTACTATCAACTATTGGAACTTTAAAGTTATTTAGCGAACCTTATATCTTAACTCATGGAGGGCCTAATAATGCTACTTTAACTATTGCCTTATATTTATATAGAACTGGATTTAGATACTTTGAATTTGGTTATGCATCAGCAATCAGCTATGTATTAATTATTTTAACAGCAATCTTTTCTTATTTTCAATTAAAAATCGGAGGTGAAGAAGGTGGAGGAATCTAA
- a CDS encoding carbohydrate ABC transporter permease, with product MEESKFEVNQTQISKKTTNTVQLEKIILYVALGIGAIASLFPFYWMFISATHSSGEIFSFPPKLLPGDNLITNIVNLNQQIGLGRVIFNSLFVTITFTIGNIIISSMAGYAFAKFKFKGRDILFFIVLITLMLPPQAKLIPLFDMMAKLDWVNSYKAVILPNLAYAFGIFLMRQNMLKVPTDLIDAARIDGCGEFKIFWKVVLPTMRPALAALGIYMFMFQWSRFMWPLVVLSSAKMKTIPVALSGLMGLSRIDYGQILVGASISTLPILITFLLLQKQFISGILSGSVKG from the coding sequence GTGGAGGAATCTAAATTTGAAGTAAATCAAACTCAAATTAGCAAAAAGACTACTAATACAGTACAATTAGAAAAAATAATTCTTTATGTAGCATTAGGAATTGGAGCAATAGCTTCACTATTTCCATTTTATTGGATGTTTATTTCAGCAACTCATTCTTCTGGAGAAATTTTTAGCTTTCCACCTAAGTTATTACCAGGAGATAATTTAATTACAAATATAGTTAACCTGAATCAACAAATTGGTTTAGGGAGGGTGATTTTTAATTCATTATTTGTAACAATTACTTTTACAATTGGTAATATTATTATTAGTTCAATGGCTGGATATGCATTTGCAAAATTTAAATTTAAAGGACGAGATATTTTGTTTTTTATAGTATTAATTACTTTAATGTTACCTCCTCAAGCAAAATTAATTCCTTTATTTGATATGATGGCCAAGTTAGATTGGGTCAATAGCTACAAAGCTGTTATTCTACCTAATTTAGCTTATGCTTTTGGTATATTTTTAATGAGACAAAATATGTTAAAAGTACCAACAGATTTGATTGATGCGGCTAGAATAGATGGTTGTGGGGAGTTTAAAATCTTTTGGAAAGTAGTGCTACCTACAATGAGACCTGCTCTAGCAGCTTTAGGGATTTATATGTTTATGTTTCAGTGGTCTAGATTCATGTGGCCATTAGTTGTTTTAAGTTCTGCAAAAATGAAAACAATACCTGTTGCTTTATCAGGTTTAATGGGGCTTTCTAGAATTGATTATGGACAAATATTAGTAGGTGCTTCAATCTCTACTTTACCTATTTTGATTACATTTTTGCTATTACAAAAACAGTTCATTTCCGGTATTCTAAGTGGCTCAGTTAAAGGATAA